Within Scomber japonicus isolate fScoJap1 chromosome 1, fScoJap1.pri, whole genome shotgun sequence, the genomic segment TTCCGTATCATTAAAGTTGAACCTAATGGACAGCACTCCTTGTTCCATGAAAATATCTTTccatgaaaaatatattaaaataaagtgtatgGTCTAGATCTGCTCCAATTGTAAAGTGCCTCGAGATGACCTTTGTTGtgtttggcgctatataaataaatattgattgattgattgattgaagatGCTGTTAGTTTATTACTTGTTGTGAAATGGGGCCCATGGTGCATAACTGAGATGATGTTCAATCAGCACCAGCAAATCCTGGTGACCATGGCAACAAACAGAGAAATAACATGCCCAAGTTTGGAAAATTTAAGTATTAATGTATTTTAGTGCACTTGCTGGACAACATGTGCCTTTCAGAGGCATCTCAACCAGACAACACATGCTGTTAGTCAGGAATGTGTACCTGTTCTCTGGCCTCACATTAGAGAGGTAGCTGCAGCCACCAGGCCGGCTACTCCCATTGTTATCAACCCCATTGATGGATCTTCCATTGCCAAAAGAGGAGTTTATCGTTGTCCTCCGTGAACCCATTTTCCGTCAGTTATTCTcagagaaatttaaaaaaaataaaaaaaataatagtaaataattgtcgttgttgttgtcaCTCAATTTTTACTTTCCTGAAAGATGATAGGAgctaaaagagaagagagagggagaaccTTAACTCTGATAACATGCTATCAGACAAGACCACATAAAGTAGTATTAAATAAGATTGTAAGAAgtatttagatttaaaaactTTTTCCCCATTAATCAgaattaaaacacaattaaaaatcaGCACAAGATGCTctttaaatacattatacatCATTTACATGTCTTATCTGTTTCCATGGAAAACACTAAGCAAACGATTGATTTCATAGAGTTAACTCACCATTCACAcgtttctttccctcctttgaCAGATACCCCACAGCACTGACTTAAGGCACTGCGATTTCCAATCAAACATGAGCATGCGTAGGCTGCTGGACTATTTATAGTTGGCCTGCAAATAGGCACAAGAGCACATCACACTTTCCAAAACTTGCCTttggacactttttaaaacaaacaaacaatatacaagCACTAGAAAAATTAAACGTTACAGGAGGAAATGTTTGAGTAGAAACAACAAGAAAGATTCACAGTAATACCAAGTCAAATACAAGGTCATCCCAGATTTGGTAGTTCTCCAAATAGGAggagaagatttaaaaaaaaaacagggttaaacttttttttctattctgtTATGAATAGCATGAGCTCAGAGAAGAGAAGGACAATTTGTTGGGTCGGTAGTTGCTGCTCTTCTCCTCAAACTGCCTGTTTACCTCTGGATACAGACTGTAATAAAAATCATATGAGCCTGTCAGTCAGTAGGATGACGCTTTCATTTTTTAGTCCATTAATATCATGATGTCATCTGGTTTCACAAGGTTACTTTGTGTGCACTTCTGTTAACCTCTTTGTACCAAAGGACTTGTTTACTCATATATAAGTAATTCCTAAAGCCCTTTAGAAGTATCTCTTCTTTAagttaaaaaagtataataacaTACAATGGAGAAGCCCATCAAGTTCTCTGGCATGCATTGTCATAGGATTGACAATTACTATGAATCCCCAGAGGAAAAGCAGTAGGAATAGAACAGCCTTATATAGGCACATCCTACTGACTGCCAAACAGCTATGGCCTCTTATCTTTACACAAGCAtgcatgcacgtacacacacacacacacacacacacacacacacacacacacacattcagagttTATATCAGAAATTCAGTTAGCCTTTTTGTTTTATCAGGTACTTTATGTGATGTACTGATTTTGTTaaactgcatgcacacacacatttgactcagtctgaaaataaataccctattgacatttttgtttttcatcaattaagtaaaaaattaaattaagttaTTGGGTTGACATCTGAACGCTGTCAAATTTACCTTCAAAAAGGCTTATTTTTCACCTTCAACCTAATGTCTTTCTTGCACAGTAAACAAACTGTGAAGCCGTCAACTCTGCTTTGAACTGATATCAACTGGCACCAATGCAACTATGAATTACAGCTTCCTGAGTGGGTTCTCCCTAAATCTAGTTCAAAGATATCAATCCCAATTTTCTTTCATGTTACCACATAAGCTCATCATATTACACATGCCTGTGTGCgtcctgtttcttttttttccatccatctatcatatTCTTCTGTATCTACTACACTTTCCGCTTTTATTGCCAGGGAGATTATacaatgagaaaagaaaagttcaaACAAAATCACATGTAAATATTCTGATGAAAATTATAACTATTAAAATAACATCCCCCACTCCCCACCAAAAAAATGGACACACATTACATAATTAGGGAATGGatccaatcacacacacacacacacacacacacacacacacacacacacacacacacacacacacacacacactatggtGATAGACGTGTATGGGCTGGAGAGACTCGTGCACTACTGGCTGCCAATCTTCTGTGAAGGGGCTGGAAAACACAGTTGCCTCAGCATGATCTGGATATTCTGGGTGTGTACAGAGAGATCAAAGCACAACAGGGTGTAGAAACACTACAGAGGCTGGGAGACTGTCAGGTGACTCTGTCTGACAGTGTATCCTCTTAAGCATGGGGTAAACTGCTGGTGGTCGGAAAAGGATTTCCTATTTATATGAAGATTAGCATTAATGCCCAACTATGTTGTAGGCAAGGTAAAACCAGGAAGGAACATCTATCTCTGTGCTCAACAATGGGATGCaactaaataaatgatcattcTTTGATTTTTATACACATGCAGTTGTGAAGTTCCATGAAGTTTTGTTACTGAGTTTATTTGCCATCCTCATCAAATAATGCCCTCTTTCCCTAAAACAAACCACCACGTCAATGTTGTAACAATTGCTCCAAATTTGAATTCAGAGGGGTCTTTGGAGTGCACGATTTCAACATTGCATACCCATTGCCTCATGCTTTTCTATGTATAGCCCTTCTCAAAATCCTGTTGTGGTTTAGTCTGGCAGATTTATGGGGGTATACCAATGATGCTTACTGACATCACTACCTCTGGCTTTGTTTATATCATTATCTATCTTTTGCAAACATAATTGTACACTATCAGTTACTGTGGGGCGTACGTAAATTGTTATAATCAGTTTTTAGAACCAGAGTGGTAATGGACAAGCCCGTGTTTAGAGCACTGTTGTTTGGAATGTGTGCAAAGGTGTGTGTAccagtaaaaacacagaaagaccAAAAGGTATGAATCAGGTTGGACAACTGTCAGCGCCTCAGTTTCGCTGTGGCATTTAATTGCCAGCTTCATGGAAATCCAATAAATAGTGACCTTTCAGCATATGATCATGAACTTTTGACTCACAACTTCCTCTTGTCCCTCGCTCTTTCTCCTCTTATAATGCCATTAGCGTGACTGAAAGAAACAATTATGAAGTCTATGCAGAAattgtcttccttttttttttagttttagtcacaCTAGCCTTCAGCCTTCAGCAAACCATGATGCCCTTGACTCATGCACAATGTTAGCTGAAATGAGGGTCTGTAgggttttattttgtctgtgcAATTAAGCAGTTGCAGTATTTTTGCTATGAACAGGTGCTGTCTGTGACTTCTCACCAGGTGAAGTCGCCTCACACAGGGGTACTTTTGTGTTGAATAACAGATTTGCTACTGAAAGAGTTCTAACCTCTATTATCCACCGTCTaacattgaagaaaaaaaaattatgatgaAAAGGTAATAGTTAGAAAATGTTGTATAGAGTGACGTAAACTTGGACTGACCCACTTGAAGCCAATGAAACCAGCTCCTACTTGAGTGAGTGCTGGGCAATGTTGGCTGCTTCCTCTTGTTTTAATTGGAACATGGACAATCAAGTGGCTGAGCGTTAGTTTTCAGTTGATGAGAAACATTTCCCTAAAATTATGCACCTGTAATGTTCTTGAAACAGCCCTTGCCCCATCATTAAGGCAATATTTATAGAAAATAAAGTCTTATTGCTTTATAAATTACTGGCTGGGTCATCTCGTATTTTTCACACCAACACATTTGATATGTAAAAAGTGAGAATGAAgtgtttgttgttgctgctatAGAGCAAATAAACTCCTGAGATAAATCACTACTATTAAAGCTACATGAAACGCCAGCTGCATGGGAACACACTGTTCTAATCCGACTGGGGTATTACAGCACCCAGATCCAAGATGTTTTGAGTGGCGAGGTGTCGACACAGACAGACGGGGAGAGGGGGATGCCAGTGGACAAACAGGGGAGGGGTatttataaatgtgattttgatCACAGATTAATGTAACTACAGTGTCTGCTACTGGGAAAACTTTGCATGTTTATAAGAAAAACACTACATAAACTACTTACTGAACATATAATTGTATATTGTAGAACAGTTGATTGTCTCTCCTAAAATACtaaagaaaaatattgaataaatcTGGTTTGAACATGAGGAATCAACGCAATTGTTGTGTGAGATGAGAGTTTATTTGCTGGTGGCCCAGATGCAAAGTATACCATGAAACACCCTACCATACACAAGCACAGTTGGACAACAGACTGTTTTGATGTTTGACAGGTCTCTGTGGAAACTGAGCTTGGCTTTGTACGGCTGTCTGGCCTGCTGCTGAGGTTGTGACATCATCTTCTGGATATTCACACCAGTGTCAGCTCCAAGGAAGCAGAAACAGGAGAAGACTTGACCCCCAAGGACAGCTGTGTGCCCCACACACTCTCTTGCACACACGCATCCTGCATTTACGTAGCACTGCACTGCTGAACCAATCACATGGAAAGATTGTAAAAATGCTGTTCTATATTGACTAATGGGCCTTTGCTAATATTGCCCGAGCAGCATTTTCCTGATTTGACAGAAGCTGATGACCATTACGATGCTTGCTTTGGATAAATCTGGTCTGCTTGAAGAAAATATCAAAAGTAATTTCTTATAAAGACTAATTAATAGCATTCtggttttgatttaatttattattacttaAAGAAAAATGGTTTTAAATTTAAGATATACAATATTAGTTTCATTACAATTTAACagttttgtaatattttgtgtTAAGGGTATAAACAAATGTTGCTTATAAAGCTCCAaatatttaaacagatgttTTTCCACTGATCATGTCCCAAAACTAAATATGTCTAATACATTAAAACTCTTAACACCATTCATTCATCAATTTATTGAATAAGTCATGTGCAATATAAAAGGAAAATTGTGTGCCAGATTTTTGTGCAAGTGGAGTTACAGTGACCTCTGGTGGATATGTGAGAGGCTCTGAAATTTCACCACTGAACTAGCAATTTGCTGTAATGACAAGCAAACAGACATTCAATCTCATTTAAGAACAAGAACACAGAAAAAACTGCTGGTCATGCAACAGTCACTATTTGTCATTAAAGTGGATGAATCTCATTTGGAATATTATTTGTACATATCTTATTTGAAGTGGGTACAAACATCTGAGCAGTCATACAACATAAAGCTCCAGATTGTAACAGTAAGGCAAATTATCACTTCAGTTACATATAAACTGCAGCATTCAAACAAAATAAGACAACAAATCTTGATCAAATTCCCatgtaacaaacacacacatgcattcttTAAGTTTAGTTCTAATCTAACAAGCAGCAATTCTCATAAACACCAaaatagatatttaaaaaaggaaacattaaaacagtacttaaaaacagtaacaaataaaggttgctgtaaaaaaaaaaaaattaaaatatagttATGGTCTACTTGCTTGCATACTGTACATGAGGCAGGTATAAGGTAGTAGAAAGACAAAGCCAGTATAAACAGTTATTTGTGATGAACAGTCATTGATTGGACAGTAACTTTACTGTTTGCGTAATATTATTTGactttacttttcttctttagCATGTCGACAACAGATGGTGGTTTGCGCTTTACACCTGGGggaaaaacagacaagaaaTACCGAGGATTTTCTATTAACATGCAGTTACAGTAGAAAACAATCATCAAAGGTGATAAATCTTTTATAAAAGTATGTTTATTTCAATACCTTGCTTTTTGCTGGGTGACTCAGCAGTGCTTTTGGGTCTCTTGGCATAAGCTAACTTCATCCTCTGGATGTTCTTTTTACTGATCACTTCATGTTCCACAATAGGACGTGGATAGTCTTTACCCACGATACACCCAGCTGCCTGCTGGATGCTGCGTGGAGCTTTCCAAGGCTCATAGATGTACTGAGCTGGGAACTTCTTTAGAAGAGGAAGGTACTTCCTGCAAAGATAGTAGAGGTGAAATAATTTGATACATTCCACATAACATATGTGATAACTTGAGTTCTTAAGGTTGATACTTACTTGATGTAGTCTCCATTTTTGTCTGTCTTCTTGCCAAAAGCAACAGGGGAGTAGACTCTGAAGTACTGGTGGAAAAAGGTACTCGCAGAGAGCCACTGCCAGTTCCCAGCATTCAGAGCCCAGTCGCCATCCAGTAAAAGCTCCTCAAACACCTTCAAGAGCAGTGACAAAAATGTTGACGTAGCCTGAAATACCCTTTGCTTAACCTAGTTTACAGCAGGGCTAATTTACACACCTTCTGTCCCTCTTCCCAGTTGATCCATAGGTCTCCCCTCGTAAGAAAACAAGCAACAGCATGTCTCGCTAGGTGGTGGATCCAACCCTcctgtctcagctgagtcatgATTGCATCAATGAATGGGAAACCGGTCCGAGCCTTGAGGGAAATGCAGGTTGAGTTGACAGGAATTATCAATGGTTAAGAGATTATTTTGTTTCCCTTCAATTCTTCTGTAATTGACTTACCTCTCTCCATGCAGCCAGATATTCGGGGTTAGTGTCCCAGTCCACCTGAGTGCATACAGGGTTGCCCTCCATCTTGTTAAAGTTGGGGATACCCAAACTAGCTGTGTAGAAGAACTCTCTCCACAGTAATTGGCCATGCAGGGAAACCGGAGGATCCGAGTGCTTCCTCTGCAAACACCACATAAATAACAGTCTGAAAAAGTCAAGCTTTAATTTGCATTGCTCAAATGTAAATACAACAAATAGAGCCTACATTACCATTGTAGATCACCAATTGTGAATGATAGCATAGCATAATACCCACAAAAATGTACTCTGGTAGTTACACTCACCCCCTGATAGACCTCCGTCAGCTTCCACCAGAAGGTGCGCGCAGACAGGCAGCCAAAGGTGACATATGGGCTGAGAACAGTGGTACTAGGGCTCAGAGAGTTTGGAGAGGTCTGAGGTTTTTCAAAGCTACAAATCCATCCCTGATTTAAGAAGACAGATGGAACATGTGGTTATTACACTTGCATTAAATGCTGGTTTGGATGTTTGTATATTGAGATTCTCCACTGCAGATGATTTTTTAGTCATgcagagaaaaagaataaatgtttGTGAAGCTGAAGTACCGTTCTTGTCGTATGTTCATCTAGTCTCCTCAAGGcctcctgttctccacctgGGAACATCTCCTCTCCAATCACAGAAGTGTCCTGGCCAAGCTCATCCAGTGTAGGGATCCCGTATTTCTTTTCATGGTTTTCAGAATAAGGAGTCTTCACATCTTTGACAGAGAAGATATTAAATTTATTGTAG encodes:
- the cry5 gene encoding cryptochrome circadian regulator 5, which translates into the protein MAHTCIHWFRKGLRLHDNPALMAALRDCKEIYPVFILDPNLHNNTCVGINRWRFLIGALKDLDCSLKKLNSRLFVLRGKPEDVFPKLFNEWKVTKLTYEYDSEPYSLSRDKRVTTLAKEHGVEIIYKISHTLYDIERIIEENNGKAPLTYNRMQALVKTLGPPKRPVSAPTMEHIKDVKTPYSENHEKKYGIPTLDELGQDTSVIGEEMFPGGEQEALRRLDEHTTRTGWICSFEKPQTSPNSLSPSTTVLSPYVTFGCLSARTFWWKLTEVYQGRKHSDPPVSLHGQLLWREFFYTASLGIPNFNKMEGNPVCTQVDWDTNPEYLAAWREARTGFPFIDAIMTQLRQEGWIHHLARHAVACFLTRGDLWINWEEGQKVFEELLLDGDWALNAGNWQWLSASTFFHQYFRVYSPVAFGKKTDKNGDYIKKYLPLLKKFPAQYIYEPWKAPRSIQQAAGCIVGKDYPRPIVEHEVISKKNIQRMKLAYAKRPKSTAESPSKKQGVKRKPPSVVDMLKKKSKVK